A genomic segment from Mustela lutreola isolate mMusLut2 chromosome 15, mMusLut2.pri, whole genome shotgun sequence encodes:
- the AFMID gene encoding kynurenine formamidase isoform X4: MYTHLGDKATKKVRATRKSLLHVPYGDGEGEKLDIYFPGEVAAEGLPFCLFLHGGYWQSGSKDMSAFMVEPLTARGVAVVVVAYDIAPKGTLDQMIDQVTRSITFVQRKYPCNEGLYLCGHSAGAHLAAMMLLANWTKHGVTPNLKGFHGTAGFFLVSGIYDLEPIVHTTQNAPLLLTPEDTRRNSPQLLLEAALARPSGPACRVLVTVGQHDSPEFHRQSREFFQMLRRGGWDASFEEIPDVDHFEIIWSLTQQDFVLTQMILSTILREL, translated from the exons ATGTACACACACCTAGGAGACAAGG CCACCAAGAAGGTCCGGGCCACCAGGAAGAGCCTGCTGCATGTCCCCTACGGGGATGGCGAAGGGGAGAAACTGGACATCTACTTTCCTGGAGAAGTGGCTGCTGAAG GCTTGCCTTTCTGTCTGTTCCTTCACGGAGGCTACTGGCAGAGTGGAAG TAAGGACATGTCAGCCTTCATGGTGGAGCCACTGACGGCACGGGGAGTGGCCGTGGTAGTCGTGGCTTATGACATTGCCCCCAAAG GAACCCTGGACCAGATGATAGACCAGGTGACTCGGAGCATCACATTTGTGCAGAGGAAATATCCGTGCAATGA GGGACTTTACCTTTGTGGACACTCAGCAGGGGCCCACCTGGCTGCCATGATGCTCCTGGCCAACTGGACCAAGCACGGAGTCACACCCAACCTCAAAGGTTTTCACGGGACTGCAG GTTTTTTCCTGGTAAGTGGGATCTATGACCTGGAGCCCATCGTGCACACCACTCAGAACGCCCCTCTCCTCCTGACCCC GGAGGACACTCGGAGGAACAGCCCCCAGCTGCTCCTGGAGGCGGCCTTGGCTCGGCCCTCGGGGCCAGCCTGCCGCGTGCTGGTGACTGTGGGCCAACACGACTCCCCTGAATTCCACCGACAGTCGAGAGAGTTTTTTCAG ATGCTGCGCCGGGGAGGGTGGGATGCCTCGTTTGAAGAAATCCCTGACGTGGATCACTTTGAAATCATCTGGAGCCTAACCCAGCAGGACTTCGTGCTCACCCAG ATGATTTTAAGCACAATCCTTCGGGAGCTCTAA
- the AFMID gene encoding kynurenine formamidase isoform X3, whose protein sequence is MEVPGRTTGAEAPWKQLSAEELENQYCPSRWVIRRGAEETLKMYTHLGDKATKKVRATRKSLLHVPYGDGEGEKLDIYFPGEVAAEGLPFCLFLHGGYWQSGSKDMSAFMVEPLTARGVAVVVVAYDIAPKGTLDQMIDQVTRSITFVQRKYPCNEGLYLCGHSAGAHLAAMMLLANWTKHGVTPNLKGFHGTAGFFLVSGIYDLEPIVHTTQNAPLLLTPEDTRRNSPQLLLEAALARPSGPACRVLVTVGQHDSPEFHRQSREFFQMILSTILREL, encoded by the exons ATGGAGGTCCCCGGCCGCACAACCGGAGCCGAGGCTCCCTGGAAGCAGCTCTCTGCAGAG GAGTTGGAGAATCAGTACTGCCCCAGCAGATGGGTCATCCGACGGGGAGCCGAAGAAACCCTGAAGATGTACACACACCTAGGAGACAAGG CCACCAAGAAGGTCCGGGCCACCAGGAAGAGCCTGCTGCATGTCCCCTACGGGGATGGCGAAGGGGAGAAACTGGACATCTACTTTCCTGGAGAAGTGGCTGCTGAAG GCTTGCCTTTCTGTCTGTTCCTTCACGGAGGCTACTGGCAGAGTGGAAG TAAGGACATGTCAGCCTTCATGGTGGAGCCACTGACGGCACGGGGAGTGGCCGTGGTAGTCGTGGCTTATGACATTGCCCCCAAAG GAACCCTGGACCAGATGATAGACCAGGTGACTCGGAGCATCACATTTGTGCAGAGGAAATATCCGTGCAATGA GGGACTTTACCTTTGTGGACACTCAGCAGGGGCCCACCTGGCTGCCATGATGCTCCTGGCCAACTGGACCAAGCACGGAGTCACACCCAACCTCAAAGGTTTTCACGGGACTGCAG GTTTTTTCCTGGTAAGTGGGATCTATGACCTGGAGCCCATCGTGCACACCACTCAGAACGCCCCTCTCCTCCTGACCCC GGAGGACACTCGGAGGAACAGCCCCCAGCTGCTCCTGGAGGCGGCCTTGGCTCGGCCCTCGGGGCCAGCCTGCCGCGTGCTGGTGACTGTGGGCCAACACGACTCCCCTGAATTCCACCGACAGTCGAGAGAGTTTTTTCAG ATGATTTTAAGCACAATCCTTCGGGAGCTCTAA
- the AFMID gene encoding kynurenine formamidase isoform X2, with amino-acid sequence MEVPGRTTGAEAPWKQLSAEELENQYCPSRWVIRRGAEETLKMYTHLGDKATKKVRATRKSLLHVPYGDGEGEKLDIYFPGEVAAEGLPFCLFLHGGYWQSGSKDMSAFMVEPLTARGVAVVVVAYDIAPKGTLDQMIDQVTRSITFVQRKYPCNEGLYLCGHSAGAHLAAMMLLANWTKHGVTPNLKGFFLVSGIYDLEPIVHTTQNAPLLLTPEDTRRNSPQLLLEAALARPSGPACRVLVTVGQHDSPEFHRQSREFFQMLRRGGWDASFEEIPDVDHFEIIWSLTQQDFVLTQMILSTILREL; translated from the exons ATGGAGGTCCCCGGCCGCACAACCGGAGCCGAGGCTCCCTGGAAGCAGCTCTCTGCAGAG GAGTTGGAGAATCAGTACTGCCCCAGCAGATGGGTCATCCGACGGGGAGCCGAAGAAACCCTGAAGATGTACACACACCTAGGAGACAAGG CCACCAAGAAGGTCCGGGCCACCAGGAAGAGCCTGCTGCATGTCCCCTACGGGGATGGCGAAGGGGAGAAACTGGACATCTACTTTCCTGGAGAAGTGGCTGCTGAAG GCTTGCCTTTCTGTCTGTTCCTTCACGGAGGCTACTGGCAGAGTGGAAG TAAGGACATGTCAGCCTTCATGGTGGAGCCACTGACGGCACGGGGAGTGGCCGTGGTAGTCGTGGCTTATGACATTGCCCCCAAAG GAACCCTGGACCAGATGATAGACCAGGTGACTCGGAGCATCACATTTGTGCAGAGGAAATATCCGTGCAATGA GGGACTTTACCTTTGTGGACACTCAGCAGGGGCCCACCTGGCTGCCATGATGCTCCTGGCCAACTGGACCAAGCACGGAGTCACACCCAACCTCAAAG GTTTTTTCCTGGTAAGTGGGATCTATGACCTGGAGCCCATCGTGCACACCACTCAGAACGCCCCTCTCCTCCTGACCCC GGAGGACACTCGGAGGAACAGCCCCCAGCTGCTCCTGGAGGCGGCCTTGGCTCGGCCCTCGGGGCCAGCCTGCCGCGTGCTGGTGACTGTGGGCCAACACGACTCCCCTGAATTCCACCGACAGTCGAGAGAGTTTTTTCAG ATGCTGCGCCGGGGAGGGTGGGATGCCTCGTTTGAAGAAATCCCTGACGTGGATCACTTTGAAATCATCTGGAGCCTAACCCAGCAGGACTTCGTGCTCACCCAG ATGATTTTAAGCACAATCCTTCGGGAGCTCTAA
- the SYNGR2 gene encoding synaptogyrin-2 isoform X2, with protein MESGAYGAAKAGGSFDLRRFLTQPQVVTRVVCLVFALIVFSCIFGEGYSNTHQSRQQYCIFNHNQDACGYGSAIGVLAFLASAFFLVVDAYFPQISNATDRKYLVIGDLLFSGCASFPGLPALQGRSGRLHPELRRPHSGPQHGLRLLPWSVCRQLPTATLHPERGDH; from the exons ATGGAGAGCGGGGCCTACGGCGCGGCCAAGGCCGGCGGCTCCTTCGACCTGCGGCGCTTCCTGACGCAGCCGCAGGTGGTGACGCGCGTCGTGTGCCTG GTCTTTGCCTTGATCGTGTTCTCGTGCATTTTCGGCGAGGGATACAGCAACACCCACCAGTCCAGACAGCAGTACTGCATTTTCAACCACAACCAGGACGCGTGCGGCTACGGCAGCGCCATCGGGGTGCTGGCCTTCCTGGCCTCGGCCTTCTTCTTGGTGGTTGATGCCTACTTTCCCCAGATCAGCAACGCCACCGACCGCAAATACCTGGTCATCGGCGACCTGCTCTTCTCAG GGTGTGCTAGCTTCCCTGGCCTACCAGCGCTACAAGGCCGGAGTGGACGACTTCATCCAGAACTACGTAGACCCCACTCCGGACCCCAGCACGGCCTACGCCTCCTACCCTGGAGCGTCTGTAGACAACTACCAACAGCCACCCTTCACCCAGAACGCGGAGACCACTGA
- the TK1 gene encoding thymidine kinase, cytosolic, producing MSCINLPTVLPGSPSKTRGQIQVILGPMFSGKSTELMRRVRRFQVAQYKCLVIKYAKDTRYSSRFSTHDRNTMEALPASLLRDVAQEALGVAVIGIDEGQFFPDIVEFSETMANAGKTVIVAALDGTFQRKAFGTILNLVPLAESVVKLTAVCMECFREAAYTKRLGSEKEVEVIGGADKYHSVCRLCYFKKAAGLPAAPDGKENKENCPVPVPARPVEAAGARKLFAPHQVLQCSPAAN from the exons ATGAGCTGCATCAACCTGCCCACCGTGCTTCCCGGCTCCCCCAGCAAGACCCGGGGGCAGATTCAG GTGATTCTAGGACCCATGTTCTCAGGAAAAAG TACGGAGCTGATGCGAAGGGTCCGCCGCTTCCAGGTTGCCCAGTACAAGTGCTTGGTGATCAAGTACGCCAAGGACACGCGGTACAGCAGCAGATTCTCCACGCACGACCG GAACACCATGGAGGCACTGCCGGCCAGCCTGCTCCGGGACGTGGCTCAGGAGGCCCTGGGGGTGGCTGTCATAGGCATCGATGAAGGGCAGTTT TTCCCAGACATCGTGGAGTTCAGCGAGACTATGGCTAATGCGGGGAAGACCGTGATCGTGGCCGCACTGGACGGGACCTTTCAGAGGAAG GCCTTTGGGACCATCCTGAACCTGGTGCCCCTGGCGGAGAGCGTGGTGAAGCTGACAGCGGTGTGCATGGAGTGCTTCCGGGAGGCGGCGTACACCAAGCGGCTAGGCTCAGAGAAAGAG GTGGAGGTGATCGGGGGAGCGGACAAATACCACTCCGTGTGCCGCCTCTGCTACTTCAAGAAGGCCGCGGGTCTGCCCGCCGCGCCGGACGGCAAGGAGAACAAGGAGAACTGCCCCGTGCCGGTGCCCGCAAGGCCCGTGGAGGCGGCGGGAGCCCGGAAGCTCTTCGCGCCGCACCAGGTCCTGCAGTGCAGCCCCGCCGCCAACTGA
- the SYNGR2 gene encoding synaptogyrin-2 isoform X1: MESGAYGAAKAGGSFDLRRFLTQPQVVTRVVCLVFALIVFSCIFGEGYSNTHQSRQQYCIFNHNQDACGYGSAIGVLAFLASAFFLVVDAYFPQISNATDRKYLVIGDLLFSALWTFLWFVGFCFLTNQWAATKKEDVLVGADSARAAITFSFFSIFSWGVLASLAYQRYKAGVDDFIQNYVDPTPDPSTAYASYPGASVDNYQQPPFTQNAETTEGYQPPPVY; encoded by the exons ATGGAGAGCGGGGCCTACGGCGCGGCCAAGGCCGGCGGCTCCTTCGACCTGCGGCGCTTCCTGACGCAGCCGCAGGTGGTGACGCGCGTCGTGTGCCTG GTCTTTGCCTTGATCGTGTTCTCGTGCATTTTCGGCGAGGGATACAGCAACACCCACCAGTCCAGACAGCAGTACTGCATTTTCAACCACAACCAGGACGCGTGCGGCTACGGCAGCGCCATCGGGGTGCTGGCCTTCCTGGCCTCGGCCTTCTTCTTGGTGGTTGATGCCTACTTTCCCCAGATCAGCAACGCCACCGACCGCAAATACCTGGTCATCGGCGACCTGCTCTTCTCAG CTCTCTGGACCTTCCTGTGGTTCGTTGGCTTCTGCTTCCTTACCAACCAGTGGGCAGCCACCAAGAAGGAAGATGTGCTGGTGGGGGCCGACTCGGCCCGGGCGGCCATCACCTTCAGcttcttctccatcttctcctGG GGTGTGCTAGCTTCCCTGGCCTACCAGCGCTACAAGGCCGGAGTGGACGACTTCATCCAGAACTACGTAGACCCCACTCCGGACCCCAGCACGGCCTACGCCTCCTACCCTGGAGCGTCTGTAGACAACTACCAACAGCCACCCTTCACCCAGAACGCGGAGACCACTGAGGGCTACCAGCCGCCCCCTGTGTACTGA
- the AFMID gene encoding kynurenine formamidase isoform X1, producing the protein MEVPGRTTGAEAPWKQLSAEELENQYCPSRWVIRRGAEETLKMYTHLGDKATKKVRATRKSLLHVPYGDGEGEKLDIYFPGEVAAEGLPFCLFLHGGYWQSGSKDMSAFMVEPLTARGVAVVVVAYDIAPKGTLDQMIDQVTRSITFVQRKYPCNEGLYLCGHSAGAHLAAMMLLANWTKHGVTPNLKGFHGTAGFFLVSGIYDLEPIVHTTQNAPLLLTPEDTRRNSPQLLLEAALARPSGPACRVLVTVGQHDSPEFHRQSREFFQMLRRGGWDASFEEIPDVDHFEIIWSLTQQDFVLTQMILSTILREL; encoded by the exons ATGGAGGTCCCCGGCCGCACAACCGGAGCCGAGGCTCCCTGGAAGCAGCTCTCTGCAGAG GAGTTGGAGAATCAGTACTGCCCCAGCAGATGGGTCATCCGACGGGGAGCCGAAGAAACCCTGAAGATGTACACACACCTAGGAGACAAGG CCACCAAGAAGGTCCGGGCCACCAGGAAGAGCCTGCTGCATGTCCCCTACGGGGATGGCGAAGGGGAGAAACTGGACATCTACTTTCCTGGAGAAGTGGCTGCTGAAG GCTTGCCTTTCTGTCTGTTCCTTCACGGAGGCTACTGGCAGAGTGGAAG TAAGGACATGTCAGCCTTCATGGTGGAGCCACTGACGGCACGGGGAGTGGCCGTGGTAGTCGTGGCTTATGACATTGCCCCCAAAG GAACCCTGGACCAGATGATAGACCAGGTGACTCGGAGCATCACATTTGTGCAGAGGAAATATCCGTGCAATGA GGGACTTTACCTTTGTGGACACTCAGCAGGGGCCCACCTGGCTGCCATGATGCTCCTGGCCAACTGGACCAAGCACGGAGTCACACCCAACCTCAAAGGTTTTCACGGGACTGCAG GTTTTTTCCTGGTAAGTGGGATCTATGACCTGGAGCCCATCGTGCACACCACTCAGAACGCCCCTCTCCTCCTGACCCC GGAGGACACTCGGAGGAACAGCCCCCAGCTGCTCCTGGAGGCGGCCTTGGCTCGGCCCTCGGGGCCAGCCTGCCGCGTGCTGGTGACTGTGGGCCAACACGACTCCCCTGAATTCCACCGACAGTCGAGAGAGTTTTTTCAG ATGCTGCGCCGGGGAGGGTGGGATGCCTCGTTTGAAGAAATCCCTGACGTGGATCACTTTGAAATCATCTGGAGCCTAACCCAGCAGGACTTCGTGCTCACCCAG ATGATTTTAAGCACAATCCTTCGGGAGCTCTAA